CGTGGTGGACAGCGGACGGGCCTGCGGGCCGATCTCGGTGCGGCCCTGGTGGTTCTCGAAACCGGTGATCCGGCCCACCCCCAGGGAGGGGTCGACGTCGGCGACGATCTCGCCCACGGCACGGGTCTGGCCCCGGTTGCTGCGGATGTCGATGATGCCCACGCCCGGGAGCGGGTTGGCCTCGTCGTCGCCGTAGCTCTCACCGATGATCTGGTAGCCCGCGCAGACCGCGAACACGCACGCGCCGCGCGCGGCGGCCCGGGCCAGCCCGCCGTCGGCGCGCAGCCGCTCGGCGGCCAGGATCTGCGGCCGGTCCTCGCCGCCGCCGAGCAGGTAGATGTCGCCCTGCTCGGGCACCGGGTCACTGGAGTGGACGTGCACGATCTCGGTGGGGATGCCGCGCAGTTCGGCGCGGCGCTTGAGGATCAGGACGTTGCCCTGGTCCCCGTAGGTGCTGAGCAGGTCGGGGTAGATCCACACGATCCGCAGGGCGCTGCTGGTGTTCGACATGGGTCTCTCCTACTGGACGCGGCCGTACGCCGTGCGGATCTGCTGGAAGGCTGTGTAGTTGGCGATGACGTCGACCTTGGTGATGTCGGGCTGCTCGACCTTGAGCCGGCCCAGCACCTCGTCCACGCGGTCGGCGGTCTCGAAGGGCACCCCGTCGGTCTCCAGGCGCAGCGCGAGGTCCGTGCGGCGCTCGCCCATGACGAACACCCTGCGGTCGCGCAGCACCGTGTAGTCAACGTCCCAGAGCCAGGAGGTGTCCTTGCCGTCGGGGATCTGCGCGTTGACCCCGAGGATCACGGGGACACGGGGCGGGTCCAGGACGGCGAAGGACTCCAGCCACCCGGCCGGGTTCTTGGCGAGCAGCAGGCGGACCTCGACGCCCATGGTGACCACCGAGGTGTAGCGACCGGCCACCGAGGTGACCTCGCGCAACCGTTCCAGGGTGCGCTCGGGGTGCATACCGTACCCGGCGGCGGTGGCCGCCGCGATCGCGGCGTTGGCGCGGTTCGCGTCCCCGGGCAGGTTCATCCGGAGCTTGAGCTCCTGGCCGTCGGGGGTGACCAGGGTGTCGTTGGCGTTGTCCACCGCCCACGTGGCCCGGGGCCGGGCCAGGCCGCACTCGGGGCACTCCCAGTGCGGGTCGACGTCGCGCTTGAGGTGGCCCCCGCACTCGGGGCAGCACCAGGAGTCCTCCTTCCAGCGCTGACCGGCCGACACCCAGGTGGCGTTCGGGGCACCCAGCCCCGCCCAGGCCACGAGCGGGTCGTCGGCGTTGGCGATGACGTGGGTGTCGGTCTGCGCCAGAGCGGTGCGCCACTTCTTCGCCAGCAGGTTGATCTCCGAGGCGCGGTCCATCTGGTCGCGGCTCAGGTTCATCAGGACCACGAAGGAGGGGTTGGTGGCCTTGAGGACTTGCGGGAGGTACTTCTCGTCCACCTCCAGCACGCCGTTGACCGCCGACTTGTTGTCGGACAGCGCCGTGATGTGCCCGGTGGGCATGTTCGCGCCGTACTCGTTGGTGGCCACGTCACCGAACTCGCGCAGGGCCTGCGCGATGAGCCGGGTGGTGGTCGTCTTGCCGTTGGTGGCGCTGACCAGGGCCAAGCGGCGGCCCTGGGCGAGCTTGGCGAGCAGGTCCGGTTCCACCTTGAGGGCGACGCGCCCCCCGATGACGGAGCCGTCTCCGCGTCCGGTGGCCCTGGACAGGCCGGCTGCGCTCCTGCCCAGTACCGAGGCCAGTTGGGCGCGCAAGGGAAGCTCGCTCATCGATTTCTCCACGATCGCTAGATCACCCGCACGGACGCGCTTCGGCGGCGGGCGATGTGTCGGGCCAAGCCTATTGTCCACCGACCCTCAGACCCGCCAGTCCAAACGCTCGGGCGGCGGCCCGAGGTTGGGCGGGACCTGCTCCGGGTCGATCCGGTCGGCGGCTCCGACAGGTTTCGGGGCTGCGGAGCCGTCGGCCTTGCCGGAGCCCCCCGGTGTGTCGGTCAGGGGTCTGCCGTCCGGAGCGAGGATCCGGGGCCTGCCGGTCTCGGAGCCCGGTTCGGGGCTCTCCCGGCGGGCCGGGTCCGAGGCTGCCGGCCCGGTGGCACCACCGTGCCCGGCCTCCCCGCCGATACCGACCTTCGGGGAGTCCTCCACCGTGGCCAGCGTGGCCGTGGACAGGGTGAGGATACCCGGATTGGTGTCCGTGACGACCGGTCCGTCCGGGGCCAGGACCAGGGCGGCCGTGGACGGCAGCTCACGCAGCGCCTCGGCGTCCAGGCCGGTGCCGCGGACACTCGGCCCCTCCTCCGCGTCGGCGCTGACGGGGGTGTCGATCTCCGCGGCCTGGGCTGTGACCCGCCCCCAGGCCGTGGCGGATCTCACATGGCGGACCAGGTCGAGCGGGGCGATCGCGGCGGCGGCGTTGCGGATCACCGCACCGGACTCGGTGTGCGGGGAGGGGAAGAGGAGATCGTCGTCGGCGCCCTCCCCGGCTTCGGCGCCGTCCGGTTCGGTGACCGCCCCGCCCACCGCGGCACCGATCACCTCGGTGAGCCGGTGCACCTCCAGACGCTGCGGGTCCTCCTCGGCCCGGGTCGCCGCCGCGGCCGCGCCGACGACCTCACTGGCGACCTCCGCCGCACCGCTGTGCTGGGCCATCACGACCGGCAGGCAGGAGGGGTCGGAGAAGCGTTTCAGGGCGGCGGGGACGGCGGTACGGAACATCAGGACCACCTCGACCCCGCCCTCCGCCGCGGCGGCCAGGACCTGGTCCACCTCCTCGGCCGGGAGCGTCTCGGCCCCGCAGACCACCACGCTGCGGGTGCGGTCGGGCCGCACCCGGGGCGCCCTGCCGCTGACGGAGACCGGTTCGGGTACCCGGGCCTCCAACAGTTCGCTGAGCGCGGCCACGGCGTAGGTCCCGTAGACCCGGGCCGCGGTCTCCCCCGAGGCGCGGTCCGTGGAGATGATCTTGACCTGCGCGTAGGCACCGTCGTCGGCCCTGGTGCCGACCGCCTCGAAGGGGCTGAGCCGGTTCTCCAGCGCCCAGGCGCGCTCGCGCACCCCGGGGTCGTCGGCGCAGCGCTCCCGCACCCGGGCGCGCTCGCGCTGGGTGAGCAGGGCCAGGGCCGGGTCGTCCTCGGCCGCGTCCTCCTCCGGGGTCACCAGGGCGCGCAGACCGCCGATGAGCCGGGCGATCCCCACGTCCGGGCCGAGCACTTCCAGCAGCCGCAGCAGCAGGGTTTCGTCCGCGTCCACCTCCTCCAGCTGGCCGGAGGCGGCGGCGACCGCGGACAGGATTCTGGCGCGCTGCCCGGCGTCCAGGTTGGTGCCCAGGGTCATCCGGGGCAGGTCGGCGGGGAGCACCCACTGTCTGGGCTGCACGGCACAGCGCCGGGCCAGGCGGACGAGTTCGCGGGCGACCGAATGGCCGGTGAGGTCCACGACGGTGAGGTCGCCGCCCTCACGGAGCCGTGAGACCCCGATGGTGGTGAGCAGAGCCGACCATCCCGCGTCGGTGCCACCGACCACGATCACCGCCGAGGTCCCGGGCGGCACGGTCATTCCGTACCAGCGCGGCTGGGCCTCGTAGGCGCGTGCGGCGGCCTGCCACTCGGTGTACCGGCGCGCGTGTTCACGCTGCTGGTCGTGCAGGGCCCGCTCCCGTTCGGCCCGCTCCTGCTCCAGCCGCTCCTTGGCTCGTTCGAGTCTGGCCGCCATGACCTGTCTGCTCTGCAGGAGTGCGAAGGCCACCGGCGCGGCGATCGCCATGCAGGCGAACACCCCGCCCAGGGCCAGGCTGCCCGGGAGGATGCGCAGGCTCCACAGCAGCGGGCAGAGCAGGGCGAACAGCCCGAGCCCGCCCAGGGCGAAGTAGAGCGGCCGGTTGGTCTGCTTCTCGCTGTCGAGCTGCCCGGCGACCCACTCCTCGCTGAGTGTCTCCGTATCCGCCGGCGCGGGGCGGCGCGGGGCGGGTCCCGGCGGCGGCAGCACGACCTTGTGCCGCCAGCCGATGTAGGTGCGTCCCGTCTCGCCTCGGGGCGCGCTGGCCGCGGTCGCCGAGGACCGTGGTGTGGGCACCGTCCGAACACCTCCTGACCGGCGGTAGAGAGGGACCGCCGGGTATTCCTTCACGCGGGGCTCCGGCCGGGGGTCGGAGGCGGGGCTGGGAAGCCAGCGCCCGGCGTGCTTGCCACAGGCCGAGTCCGCCCGATGGGCCGGACACGGGGGTGTCCGGCCGCTGCCGGACGACGTGGCCTTGCCGATCAGTGAATCAGGGAGGCCCACCGCTGACCAGCCCCGAGCCCTCACCTGTGGAAAACCCGCCCCCACCTCGCATGCCGAGCCCTGCCCCGGCGCGTCCGATGTTTACCCGTCTCCCTCCGGGCATGGGGACAGGGGACAGAGGAACCACCGACCCCGCCACTCCGAGGGAGTGAACCCCCCGTCTCGGCAGCGAACCTGTCCGGCCCGTTACCGACCTACGTGTTCATGGGAGCCGTGACCCTGCTCCTGGCGGCCGCTTTCGTCTTCCAGGCGATGGGCTCCCGTTGGAACCGCCGACACAGCCGTCCGAACTGGAAACAGCGGGAGCTGGCCGCCCAGGCGCCCCGGGGCGAGGACCAGCGCCGAGTACGGCCGTACCTGCGCTCCAGCGAGACCGCCCCTGATCCCGAACTGGCCCGTCTGACGGTGGCGACCGCCCGGGAACACCTCCGGGTCTGGGAGAACCCCTGGCAGCACTACGGGTACTCCGTGTTCATCGCGGCGATGGTGCTCAACATCTTCACCATGACCGCCTTGGGGAACGTCTCCGCGGGCGTCCTGTACGTGTTCCTGCCCCTGATCGCGGCCATGGCCGTGTACTACCCCTTGAAGCGGCGCCGGGTTCTGCCCCGGGCCCGCCGGGCGGTCGAGGCCAACGAGGAGCTCGCCGCCCGGGCTCCGGCCCCGCCCGACGACGGCAGGGACGGTTGGGACGGCTGGGACCAGCTCCGCAAGCCCTACTGACCGCCCGACTCCCCCTTGGAGACGAGACGTGGTGATCAAGGCCGAGGAGGCTCAGGCGCAGGACGAGCACGAGGCGGTCGAGAACGATCCGAACGCGGAGAGGTGATCGAACATGGTGGATCTGGTGGCGCAGGTACTGGTCATCGTCCTCGCTCTCGGCTTCTTCACGGCCTTCCTGGTGACGGTCGTGCTGTCACGCAGATGGCTCAAGGAGCACGGTGAACCGGAGGAACCCCCGCTCATCGACCCCGAACTGACCCGGTTCGGCACCCCTTTCTCCGAGATCCGGACCAGAGCGGACCGGCTCGTCCGGGACGGGCGGGCAGCGGACGATCCGGCCACGGCCTACGTGGCACACCGGCTCGCCGAGCGGGAACTACCGTTGCGTGAGAACCCCTGGCGGTCCCGTGGCTACGTGCTCCTGCCGATGGCCCAGGCGCCGATGATCATCCACCAAAGCCTCACCACGGCTGACAGTGCCGTGTTCTCCCTGGGGTTCTTGGCCGCCGTCCTGGGACTGACGGTCGTCTTCGGTGTCCTGGCGGAGCGGCACGCGCGCAGGCGACGTGCGAACGTCGAACTCGCGCTGGAACTCAACCGGGCTCTGGCCGCCGAGTTCGACCGGTCGCGGTCTCGGCGGGAGGAGGTACCGGAATGAGTTCGATGTCCGAGACGGTTCTGGACGTGCTGATGGTGCTCTCGGTGATCGGGGCGCTCGTGTGCACGGTGGCGGGTGCCGTCTGGAATCGGCGCCGCGGGTTCACGCCGTTCCAGGTGATGGGTCCGGCACGCGGTTTCGGGCACCGTCAGCACCTCGACGAGCACCGACGGGAGGGGAACGGTCCGCACATCGCCGAGCGGCACCGGCACGCCACACGGATCATTCAGCGGGGGGAACGCGCGGAAAGCCCCAGGCTCGCGCTGCTGGTCTGCCACTGGGCCGCGCAGGACTACGAGAACTGGGAGAACCCGTGGGCTGTCTGGAACGCGGTGTTCCTGGCACCGCTGTTCGGCGGGTTCCTGGCCCTGACCGACCGGATCGCCCCGGCTCCCGCACTGGTCACGGCCGTGGTGCTCTTCGTTGCGGCGCTGGCCCTGCCGCTCTACCGGGTCCGCGTGCTGCGGCGGAGCGCCTGGGCGATCGAGACCAACCGCGACCTGGCCGAGAGCGCGGGTCCGGCATCGACGACATAATGGTGTTTGTTTCGCCTTCACGGAGGAGCCCCCATTTCCGGAACGAGTGGGATATTCGATCAGGCCGAGGTGGTCCTGGGACTGCTGATGATCGTCGCGTTGGCCGGGGTGATCGTGTTCGGAGCGGCGAGTGTGCGCTGGAACAGGCGCCGCGGGTTCGGGCCGTCTCGGGAAGGGGCCCCCGCGTACGGTTTCGGGGATGGCCTGTACCTCCAGGAGGGGAACCGGCTGGACGTCGCCGAACGCCATCAGCGGGCCGCACGGATCATTCGGCGGGGGGAGCGCGCGGAAAGCCCCGAGCTCGCGCTGCTGGTGTGCCAGTGGGCCGCGCGGAGCTACCACAACTGGGAGAACCCCTGGATGGCCTGGAGCCTGGTGTTCATGGCGCCCCTGTTCACCGGGTCCTACGCGCTGACCGGCCTGGCCACCCCGGAGGGCGCGCTCCTCACGGCCGTGGTGTTCCTCGTGCTGACCCTGGCCCTGCCGGTCTACCGGGCCCACGTGCTGCGGCGGAGCGCCTGGGCGATCGAGACCAACCGCGACCTGACGGAGGAGTTCCCGTGCCCGGGTACCTCCTCGCGCTGAGGCTGATCCCCTTGGTCTTCCTCACCGCCGCCTTGGTCTGCATGGTGCTGGCCTTTCTCTGGAACCGCCGCAGGCAGCGCGCGGACTGGAGCGAACGGGCGCTGGCTCTCAAGGCTCCGATCAGTACGGAGCGCAAGCGGGTGATCCTGTACCTGCGCCACGGCGCGGCGGCCCCTGATCCCGAGCTGGCCCACCTGACCGTCAGGGTGGCCGAAGACCTGCGCCGTCGGCTGGAGAACCCCTGGCAGCACACCGGCCTGGCCCTGTTCGTGTTCGGCAGTGCCCTGAACCTGATCATCGGCTCACTGCTGAGGGGCGGCCCCGTCGGCCTGGCGTGGTTCGGGTTCGCCGCGATCGCGGTCGTCGTCTGGGGTGTCTTCCACCGACAGGTGGTGCTCGACCGGGCGGACCGGGCGCTGGCCGCCAACCGGGAGCTGGCAGAGCAGTACGTGGTGCCGGAGGAGGGGCCTGTGCCGCCGCCTCGGGAGCGCTGAGCGCGGGATCCTGGAAACCCGGGGCAGCGCGAACGGCGCCGGTACCGGACGGATCGCTCCGTCGGTACCGGCGCCGTTCGCGCTGTGTCAGGTCAGATCAGGCCTGGACCTGGACGTCGATGACCTTGCCGACCTCGGCCTTCACCGCGTACTCGCCGGTGAAGCCCTGGGAGGCCAGCACCCGTACCTTCCAGTCGCCGTCAGCAGCGAAGAAGCGGAAGGTGCCCTCGTCACCGGTGGCGACCTCGCCGACGAAGTCGTCGGACTCGTTCAGCAGTCGGGCGTAGGCGCCGCGCAGGGGCTGACCGTCACGGGTCACCGTGCCCTGGATGACCGCCTGGTTGCCGGCGTCGACGTCGGCCAGGGCCACGCCGCCCTCGGGTGCTCCGCAGGTGTCGCTCACTTGGCCTCCGCTTCTCCGAGCTCGACCGGCACGCCCACCAGGGAGCCGTACTCGGTCCACGAGCCGTCGTAGTTCTTGACGTTCTCCAGGCCGACGATCTCGTGCAGGGCGAACCAGGTGTGCGAGGAGCGCTCACCGATCCTGCAGTAGGCGATGATGTCCTTGTCGAGGTCCACCCCGGCCTCGGTGTAGAGCTCGCGCAGCTCCTCGGCGCTCTTGAAGGTGCCGTCCTCGTTGGCCGTCTTGGCCCACGGGATGTTGCGCGCGGTCGGGATGTGGCCCGGGCGCTGCGAGGTCTCCTGCGGCAGGTGCGCGGGGGTCAGCAGCTTGCCGGTGAACTCGTCGGGCGAGCGGACGTCGACCAGGTCCTTGGTGCCGATGGCCTCGACGACCTCGTCGCGGAAGGCGCGGATCGAGGAGTCCTGCTCCTTGGCCTTGTACTCGGTGGCGGCCCGCTCCGGGACCTCCTCGACGAGCTCGCGGGAGTCGAGCTCCCACTTCTTGCGGCCGCCGTCGAGCAGACGGACGTTGTCGTGGCCGTAGAGCTTGAAGTACCAGTAGGCGTAGGCCGCGAACCAGTTGTTGTTGCCGCCGTACAGGATGACCTGGTCGTCGTTGCCGATGCCCTTGGCGGACAGCAGCTTCTCGAAACCGGTCTGGTCCACGAAGTCGCGGCGGACGGGGTCCTGGAGGTCCGTCTTCCAGTCGATCTTGACGGCGCCGGGGATGTGGCCCTTGTCGTAGGCGGACGTGTCCTCGTCCACCTCGACGAGAACGACGTTGGCGTCGTCCAGGTGAGCCTCCACCCAGTCGGCGTCCACAAGGACGTCGGAGCGGCTCATGGGGAACCTCCTGTGTTTGAAGTGCGGTGTCGCGTGTGTGGTCGGTGCTGCGCGTTCCGGGGGCACGGTGCCCGGAACAGGGGTCTCAGGCGGCTTCCCCAGCCCTGACCGCTGCTCCGTGGGAGCCGGCAGGAGAAGGGGAAGCTCTACGCGTGGGGCAGGGCGGTCGCGGCGGTGGCGAGCCGTTCCGGGGCACAGGAGGGTGTGACGGAGGCAGACCGTCGGCGTGGAGACGAAACTGACGTCCGTCATGGTCCGCCGGGGCCTGTGGAGGACCGCCTCCGGGCGGAGGGGTCATCCCCGTCGTGTGCGCGGGAAGGGGCCGGTCGCAGGGAGCGAGCGGAGGCTCGAGGGGCCCGTCCGCCCTAGGGACACGGACAGA
This DNA window, taken from Nocardiopsis exhalans, encodes the following:
- a CDS encoding type 1 glutamine amidotransferase, which encodes MSNTSSALRIVWIYPDLLSTYGDQGNVLILKRRAELRGIPTEIVHVHSSDPVPEQGDIYLLGGGEDRPQILAAERLRADGGLARAAARGACVFAVCAGYQIIGESYGDDEANPLPGVGIIDIRSNRGQTRAVGEIVADVDPSLGVGRITGFENHQGRTEIGPQARPLSTTVKGIGNDDRTEGAYQGQVLGTYLHGPALPRNPQLADLLLRWRVGQLNPLPPSWGERLHDERLAAALR
- a CDS encoding Mur ligase family protein, with protein sequence MSELPLRAQLASVLGRSAAGLSRATGRGDGSVIGGRVALKVEPDLLAKLAQGRRLALVSATNGKTTTTRLIAQALREFGDVATNEYGANMPTGHITALSDNKSAVNGVLEVDEKYLPQVLKATNPSFVVLMNLSRDQMDRASEINLLAKKWRTALAQTDTHVIANADDPLVAWAGLGAPNATWVSAGQRWKEDSWCCPECGGHLKRDVDPHWECPECGLARPRATWAVDNANDTLVTPDGQELKLRMNLPGDANRANAAIAAATAAGYGMHPERTLERLREVTSVAGRYTSVVTMGVEVRLLLAKNPAGWLESFAVLDPPRVPVILGVNAQIPDGKDTSWLWDVDYTVLRDRRVFVMGERRTDLALRLETDGVPFETADRVDEVLGRLKVEQPDITKVDVIANYTAFQQIRTAYGRVQ
- a CDS encoding ABC transporter permease, with translation MSSMSETVLDVLMVLSVIGALVCTVAGAVWNRRRGFTPFQVMGPARGFGHRQHLDEHRREGNGPHIAERHRHATRIIQRGERAESPRLALLVCHWAAQDYENWENPWAVWNAVFLAPLFGGFLALTDRIAPAPALVTAVVLFVAALALPLYRVRVLRRSAWAIETNRDLAESAGPASTT
- a CDS encoding ABC transporter permease, with product MVLGLLMIVALAGVIVFGAASVRWNRRRGFGPSREGAPAYGFGDGLYLQEGNRLDVAERHQRAARIIRRGERAESPELALLVCQWAARSYHNWENPWMAWSLVFMAPLFTGSYALTGLATPEGALLTAVVFLVLTLALPVYRAHVLRRSAWAIETNRDLTEEFPCPGTSSR
- a CDS encoding DUF1416 domain-containing protein, whose translation is MSDTCGAPEGGVALADVDAGNQAVIQGTVTRDGQPLRGAYARLLNESDDFVGEVATGDEGTFRFFAADGDWKVRVLASQGFTGEYAVKAEVGKVIDVQVQA
- a CDS encoding sulfurtransferase, giving the protein MSRSDVLVDADWVEAHLDDANVVLVEVDEDTSAYDKGHIPGAVKIDWKTDLQDPVRRDFVDQTGFEKLLSAKGIGNDDQVILYGGNNNWFAAYAYWYFKLYGHDNVRLLDGGRKKWELDSRELVEEVPERAATEYKAKEQDSSIRAFRDEVVEAIGTKDLVDVRSPDEFTGKLLTPAHLPQETSQRPGHIPTARNIPWAKTANEDGTFKSAEELRELYTEAGVDLDKDIIAYCRIGERSSHTWFALHEIVGLENVKNYDGSWTEYGSLVGVPVELGEAEAK